The following coding sequences lie in one Chloroflexota bacterium genomic window:
- the prfA gene encoding peptide chain release factor 1 has protein sequence MLPKLKAQERRYDELAEMMGRPDIVTDFQKVQGLAKERASLERAVTLYREYKRIEKEIAEAKAMVASGGDAEMLAMAKDELASLERRRDRLGPDLQVAVLPVDPNDEKNVIVEIRAGTGGDEAGIFAADLYRMYTRYAAMKGWAAEVMDSSDSGAGGFKEIIFEVRGKGAYSRLKHESGVHRVQRVPETEASGRIHTSTATVAVLPEVEEVDIHINPADLKIDIFHAGGHGGQNVQKVATAVRITHLPSGIVATCQDERSQLKNKTKAMKVLQARLMDMETQKQEQAISSARRSQVGTGDRSEKIRTYNFPQNRVTDHRMDVTLHNLSEIMDGKIEGLIDQLLAHEQSRRLEEATA, from the coding sequence CTGCTGCCGAAACTGAAGGCCCAGGAGCGCCGGTACGACGAGCTTGCCGAAATGATGGGCAGGCCCGATATCGTGACCGATTTCCAGAAGGTGCAAGGGCTTGCCAAGGAGCGCGCCTCCCTCGAGCGGGCGGTGACGCTCTACCGCGAATACAAGCGCATCGAGAAGGAGATCGCCGAGGCGAAGGCGATGGTCGCCTCCGGCGGCGACGCCGAGATGCTGGCGATGGCGAAGGACGAGCTGGCCAGCCTGGAGAGGCGCCGGGACCGGCTGGGGCCAGACCTGCAAGTGGCGGTCCTGCCGGTGGACCCGAACGATGAGAAGAACGTCATCGTGGAGATACGCGCAGGCACGGGCGGCGACGAGGCGGGCATCTTTGCCGCCGACCTCTACCGGATGTACACGCGCTACGCCGCCATGAAGGGCTGGGCGGCGGAAGTGATGGACAGCAGTGATTCCGGGGCCGGCGGCTTCAAGGAAATCATCTTTGAGGTGCGCGGCAAGGGGGCCTATAGCCGCCTGAAGCACGAAAGCGGCGTCCACCGCGTCCAGCGGGTGCCGGAGACGGAGGCCAGCGGGCGCATCCATACCTCCACGGCCACAGTGGCGGTGCTGCCGGAAGTGGAGGAGGTGGACATCCACATCAACCCGGCCGACCTGAAGATAGACATCTTTCACGCGGGAGGCCACGGCGGGCAGAACGTCCAAAAGGTCGCCACAGCGGTGCGCATCACTCACCTGCCCTCGGGCATCGTCGCCACCTGCCAGGACGAGCGATCCCAGCTGAAGAACAAGACCAAAGCGATGAAGGTCCTGCAGGCGCGCCTGATGGACATGGAGACGCAGAAACAGGAACAGGCCATCTCCAGCGCGCGGCGCTCCCAAGTGGGCACCGGCGACCGCTCCGAGAAGATACGCACCTATAACTTCCCGCAGAACCGGGTGACGGACCACCGCATGGACGTGACGCTCCACAACCTCTCCGAAATCATGGACGGCAAGATCGAAGGGCT
- a CDS encoding histidine--tRNA ligase codes for MFRSPRGTADILPADQPYWRYVETTAAELCERFGYGRIETPIFEDAKLFNRSVGEATDIVEKETYSFKDRGNDDLTLRPEGTAPVCRAYLEHGMHVLPQPVRLYSIHAQMFRYDRPQAGRYRQFHQVNVEAIGSQEAAVDVEIIEMAWRLFAKLGLRNLTVVLNSIGDRSDRPTYIAALKRYYEPLAAQLCGDCKRRLETNPLRLLDCKKETCRPHTEQAPRTLDFLSDSSRGHWNELTASLKTLHIPFTIDHRLVRGLDYYTHTVFEIVPQEDGAQSTIGGGGRYDGLIEQLGGKPTPAVGFATGMERIILNLKRQGIAVPGQRGITAVVVHLGDGARAHALSLASSLREQGVTAVLAPGGKSMKAQMRYAESVGAAYALILGDDEVRQGVVAVKRMADGSQRQVAMSEAAAAVR; via the coding sequence TTGTTTAGGTCTCCCCGCGGCACCGCTGATATCCTGCCCGCCGACCAGCCGTACTGGCGCTATGTGGAGACCACGGCTGCGGAGCTGTGCGAGCGATTCGGCTATGGGCGCATAGAGACGCCGATCTTCGAGGATGCGAAGCTCTTCAACCGCTCGGTGGGCGAGGCGACGGACATCGTTGAGAAGGAGACGTACAGCTTCAAGGACCGGGGGAACGACGATCTGACGTTGCGCCCGGAGGGGACGGCCCCGGTCTGCCGCGCCTACCTCGAGCACGGGATGCACGTCCTGCCCCAGCCGGTGCGCCTCTACTCCATCCACGCGCAAATGTTTCGCTACGACCGCCCGCAAGCCGGGCGCTATCGCCAGTTCCATCAAGTGAACGTGGAGGCGATCGGAAGCCAAGAGGCGGCGGTGGATGTGGAAATCATCGAGATGGCGTGGCGGCTCTTCGCGAAGCTGGGGCTGAGGAACCTGACGGTCGTCTTGAACAGCATCGGCGACAGGAGCGATAGGCCCACGTACATCGCCGCGCTCAAGAGGTACTACGAACCCCTGGCGGCGCAGCTCTGCGGCGATTGTAAGCGCCGCTTGGAGACGAACCCGCTGCGGCTCCTGGACTGCAAGAAGGAGACGTGCCGGCCGCATACGGAGCAGGCGCCGCGCACGCTGGACTTTCTTTCGGACTCTTCGCGGGGGCACTGGAACGAGCTGACCGCCTCACTCAAGACGCTGCATATCCCGTTCACGATAGACCATCGGCTGGTGCGAGGCCTGGACTATTACACGCACACGGTCTTCGAGATCGTGCCGCAGGAGGATGGGGCGCAGAGCACCATCGGCGGCGGCGGACGGTACGATGGGCTCATCGAGCAGCTGGGCGGCAAGCCTACTCCCGCCGTGGGATTCGCCACAGGGATGGAGCGCATCATCCTGAACCTGAAGCGGCAGGGCATCGCCGTGCCGGGACAGCGCGGCATCACGGCCGTGGTGGTGCACCTTGGCGATGGGGCGAGGGCGCACGCGCTATCGCTGGCCTCCTCCCTTCGGGAGCAGGGCGTGACGGCGGTGCTGGCGCCGGGCGGAAAGAGCATGAAGGCGCAGATGCGCTATGCGGAGAGCGTGGGCGCAGCCTATGCGCTCATCCTGGGCGACGACGAGGTGCGGCAAGGCGTGGTGGCGGTGAAGCGGATGGCGGATGGCTCCCAGCGGCAGGTGGCGATGAGCGAGGCGGCGGCGGCGGTCAGGTAG
- a CDS encoding type II toxin-antitoxin system HicB family antitoxin, translating into MKLPITISQDEDGMFIAECPSIPGCFSQGKTRAEAGKNVRKAIKECLAVRSGAPFV; encoded by the coding sequence ATGAAGTTGCCTATCACGATATCCCAGGACGAAGACGGGATGTTCATCGCCGAATGTCCTTCCATCCCAGGGTGCTTCAGCCAAGGGAAGACTCGGGCGGAGGCGGGGAAGAACGTGCGCAAGGCCATCAAAGAGTGTCTGGCCGTCCGGTCGGGGGCTCCCTTTGTTTAG
- a CDS encoding bifunctional folylpolyglutamate synthase/dihydrofolate synthase — translation MDYPRALQYVLSFADYERASTSRVKYRDFNLKRVREMLRRLGNPHLVYPSVHIAGTKGKGSTVAMVASILTTAGYKTGQYTSPHLHTVRERIAMDGEPISERDFAQRVTEVRQVVDMVNADPVLGPVTVFEVLTVLAFLHFRRAGAHIAVVEVGLGGRLDATNVLTPRLCAITNISLDHTEVLGDTLAKIAEEKAGIIKPGVPVVVSAQQPEALEAIVRIAQAKGAPLVNAGRDTSIELLSKDITGQELSITTVKQTYRVRLPLLGDFQRENAAAAIAICETLGGLGATITPEAIVRGLSRVKWPARVEVVAQEPLVIVDGAHNPYSIARLRESLQHDFTYANAHLIFGVNRTKDLGGMVAALKGLPGDVIATASQHPKAVPAQEVAQALASGGILAITKPDTAAALAYAKSRYRKGDLIIATGSLFIAGEVREAVLGIIPDAYPASSPTAI, via the coding sequence ATGGACTACCCACGCGCCCTCCAGTACGTCCTCTCCTTCGCCGATTACGAACGCGCCTCCACGTCGCGCGTGAAGTACCGCGACTTCAACCTGAAGCGCGTCCGGGAGATGCTTCGCCGCCTCGGCAACCCGCACCTGGTCTATCCCTCTGTCCACATCGCCGGGACCAAGGGTAAGGGCAGCACCGTCGCCATGGTCGCCTCCATCCTCACTACGGCGGGCTATAAGACGGGCCAGTACACCTCGCCGCACCTGCATACCGTCCGCGAGCGCATCGCCATGGACGGCGAGCCCATCTCCGAACGCGACTTCGCCCAGCGCGTCACCGAGGTCCGCCAGGTCGTAGACATGGTCAACGCCGATCCCGTCCTCGGCCCTGTCACCGTCTTCGAAGTCCTTACTGTTCTCGCCTTCCTCCACTTCCGCAGAGCAGGCGCACACATCGCCGTTGTCGAAGTCGGCCTCGGCGGCCGCCTGGACGCCACCAACGTCCTGACGCCCAGGCTATGCGCCATCACCAATATCAGCCTGGACCACACGGAGGTCCTCGGCGATACGCTGGCCAAGATCGCGGAGGAGAAGGCCGGCATCATCAAGCCCGGCGTCCCCGTCGTCGTCAGCGCCCAGCAGCCCGAAGCGCTGGAGGCCATCGTGCGCATAGCCCAGGCCAAAGGGGCGCCTCTGGTGAACGCCGGCCGCGATACGTCCATCGAACTGCTCTCCAAGGACATCACCGGCCAGGAGTTGTCCATCACCACCGTCAAGCAGACCTATCGCGTGCGCCTGCCCCTCCTTGGCGATTTCCAGCGCGAGAATGCCGCCGCCGCCATCGCCATCTGCGAGACCCTCGGTGGCCTCGGCGCCACCATCACCCCCGAGGCCATCGTCCGCGGCCTCTCGCGCGTCAAGTGGCCCGCGCGCGTGGAGGTCGTCGCCCAAGAACCGCTCGTCATCGTGGACGGCGCGCACAACCCCTACTCCATCGCCCGCCTCCGCGAAAGCCTTCAGCACGATTTCACCTACGCCAATGCCCACCTCATCTTCGGCGTCAACCGCACAAAGGACCTTGGCGGCATGGTTGCCGCGCTCAAAGGACTGCCGGGCGATGTCATTGCCACAGCATCCCAGCATCCCAAGGCGGTCCCCGCCCAGGAGGTCGCGCAAGCCCTGGCGAGCGGCGGCATCCTCGCCATCACCAAGCCGGATACGGCCGCCGCCCTCGCCTATGCGAAGAGCCGCTACCGCAAAGGCGACCTCATCATCGCCACCGGCTCCCTCTTCATCGCCGGAGAGGTACGCGAAGCTGTCCTCGGCATCATCCCGGACGCCTACCCCGCCTCCAGCCCCACTGCGATATAG
- the fabF gene encoding beta-ketoacyl-ACP synthase II, giving the protein MPKHRPPSQRVVITGLGALTPIGNTVADYWKSLVEGRSGIAHFTLINPEGYPCTYAGEVKGFSPENVIEPKAARRMARFSQFAVVAAAQAIADAKLDMTREDPFKVGVLLGNGNGGYPTIEEGVRTLVAKGGMRLSPFFFPMTLPNMAASQVSLTYGLKGYSSTVVTACAAGNQAIGEAAEVIRRGNCDVMVTGGVEAGISLLGLGGFAVMKALSTGFNDDPSKASRPFDAKRDGFIPAEGAGILIIESLEHAMRRGATIHAEILGYGASADAFHIVAPDEDGAGAAKAMERAIEDAGLAPEEVDYINAHGTSTPLNDLTETLAIKRLFGKRAFQVPISSSKSMIGHGLGAAGGMEAVACVKTITEGIIHPTINQEVPDPKCDLDYVPNIARKKEVRVAIKNSFGFGGQNACVAFGRFEA; this is encoded by the coding sequence ATGCCTAAGCACCGTCCCCCCTCCCAGCGCGTCGTCATCACCGGCCTTGGCGCGCTCACCCCTATCGGCAACACCGTCGCCGACTATTGGAAATCCCTCGTCGAAGGCCGCTCCGGCATCGCCCACTTCACCCTTATCAATCCCGAAGGCTACCCCTGCACCTATGCCGGCGAAGTGAAGGGCTTCTCGCCGGAAAACGTCATCGAGCCAAAGGCCGCGCGCCGCATGGCCCGCTTCTCCCAGTTCGCCGTCGTCGCCGCCGCCCAAGCCATCGCCGATGCCAAGCTCGATATGACCAGGGAAGACCCCTTCAAGGTCGGCGTCCTCCTCGGCAACGGCAACGGCGGCTACCCGACTATCGAAGAGGGCGTCCGTACCCTCGTCGCCAAGGGCGGTATGCGCCTCAGCCCCTTCTTCTTCCCCATGACCCTGCCGAACATGGCCGCCTCCCAAGTGAGCCTTACCTATGGCCTCAAGGGCTACTCCTCCACCGTCGTCACGGCCTGCGCCGCGGGCAACCAGGCCATCGGCGAGGCGGCGGAGGTGATTCGCCGCGGCAACTGCGACGTCATGGTCACCGGCGGCGTCGAGGCAGGCATCAGTCTCCTGGGCCTGGGCGGCTTTGCCGTGATGAAGGCCCTCAGCACCGGCTTCAACGATGATCCCTCCAAGGCCAGCCGCCCTTTCGATGCCAAGCGCGACGGCTTTATCCCCGCCGAAGGCGCGGGCATCCTCATCATCGAAAGCCTGGAGCACGCCATGCGACGCGGCGCAACCATCCACGCCGAGATCCTGGGCTACGGCGCATCGGCCGACGCCTTCCACATCGTCGCGCCCGATGAAGACGGCGCAGGCGCCGCCAAGGCCATGGAGCGCGCCATCGAGGATGCGGGCCTCGCGCCGGAAGAGGTGGACTACATCAACGCCCACGGCACCTCAACGCCCCTCAACGACCTCACGGAGACCCTCGCCATCAAGCGGCTCTTCGGCAAGCGCGCTTTCCAGGTACCCATCAGTTCGTCGAAATCCATGATCGGCCATGGCCTGGGCGCCGCGGGCGGCATGGAGGCTGTGGCCTGTGTGAAGACCATCACGGAAGGCATCATCCATCCCACCATCAACCAGGAAGTCCCCGACCCCAAGTGCGACCTCGATTACGTCCCCAATATCGCCCGCAAAAAAGAGGTCCGGGTCGCCATCAAGAACAGCTTCGGCTTCGGCGGCCAGAACGCCTGTGTCGCCTTTGGCCGCTTCGAAGCGTAG
- a CDS encoding type II toxin-antitoxin system RelE/ParE family toxin, with protein MIWRLTWSIRARKDQTRLDEETHQRVLRALERFCEIGYGDVKLLHGRERISRLRVGDWRVFFVLDSQSETLTVLRVLHRREAYR; from the coding sequence ATGATTTGGCGACTTACCTGGTCAATCCGCGCCAGGAAAGATCAGACACGCCTCGATGAGGAGACCCACCAGCGGGTTCTTCGGGCCTTGGAGCGTTTCTGCGAAATAGGCTACGGTGACGTCAAGCTCCTTCACGGGCGTGAGCGCATTTCTCGGTTGCGGGTGGGGGACTGGCGCGTCTTTTTTGTTTTAGATTCACAATCTGAAACATTGACCGTTCTTCGAGTCCTCCACCGCCGTGAGGCCTATCGCTAG
- a CDS encoding glutamine synthetase, whose translation MATRDNKEARDFVFHTVKENDVKFIRLWFTDILGNLKGFAITVEELREAMERGKLFDGAAIEGYARHGESDMIAMPDPTTFTLLPWRPKQNAVAKMFCDVLTPEGKPFEGDPRQVLKRNLKRASDMGYTYYTGVELEYFYFKDSIGAQIVDQGGYFDQIAQELGGDLRRETVLTLEQMGISVEYSHHEGAPSQHEIDLRYGDALTIADSIITFKAVVKELATKQGVYASFMPKPIFGVNGSGMHFQQSLFKDEGNAFATKKGQHQLSDIAQKFLAGQLRHAPEITIATNQWVNSYKRLVPGFEAPIHVTWSRGRNDLARIPAHRPGREDATRIEYRAPDAACNPYLALSALLAAGLEGIEKSAPLPPPMEQDAASLTEAERAKLGIKSLPRSLREAIEAAEQGALLRKALGDHTYESFIENKRLEWEQYRTQVHDYEIKRYLPVL comes from the coding sequence ATGGCTACCAGGGACAACAAGGAAGCTCGGGACTTCGTTTTCCATACGGTCAAGGAAAACGATGTCAAATTCATTCGCCTCTGGTTCACCGATATCCTCGGGAACCTGAAGGGCTTCGCCATCACGGTGGAGGAGCTCCGGGAGGCCATGGAGCGCGGCAAGCTCTTCGATGGCGCCGCCATCGAAGGCTACGCCCGCCACGGCGAGAGCGATATGATCGCCATGCCCGATCCCACCACCTTCACCCTGCTCCCCTGGCGTCCCAAGCAGAACGCCGTCGCCAAGATGTTTTGCGATGTGCTGACCCCCGAGGGCAAGCCCTTTGAAGGCGACCCGCGCCAGGTCCTCAAGCGCAACCTCAAGCGCGCCAGCGATATGGGCTACACCTATTACACCGGCGTCGAGCTGGAGTACTTCTATTTCAAGGACAGCATCGGCGCGCAGATCGTGGACCAGGGCGGCTACTTCGACCAGATCGCCCAAGAGCTCGGCGGCGACCTCCGCCGCGAGACGGTGCTGACCCTGGAGCAGATGGGCATCTCCGTCGAATACAGCCACCACGAAGGCGCCCCCAGCCAGCACGAGATTGACCTTCGCTACGGCGACGCCCTCACCATCGCCGATAGCATCATCACCTTCAAAGCCGTCGTCAAAGAGCTCGCCACCAAGCAGGGCGTCTACGCCAGCTTCATGCCCAAGCCCATCTTCGGCGTCAATGGCAGCGGCATGCACTTCCAGCAGTCTCTCTTTAAGGACGAAGGGAACGCCTTCGCCACCAAGAAGGGCCAGCACCAGCTCTCGGATATCGCCCAAAAGTTCCTGGCGGGACAGCTGCGCCACGCCCCGGAAATCACCATCGCCACCAACCAGTGGGTCAACTCCTACAAACGCCTCGTCCCCGGCTTCGAGGCCCCCATCCACGTCACCTGGTCCCGGGGCCGCAACGACCTCGCCCGCATCCCGGCCCACCGCCCCGGCCGCGAAGACGCCACGCGCATCGAATACCGAGCGCCGGACGCCGCCTGCAACCCCTACCTCGCCCTCAGCGCCCTCCTGGCCGCCGGCCTGGAAGGCATCGAGAAGAGCGCCCCGCTCCCGCCTCCTATGGAGCAGGACGCGGCCTCCCTCACCGAGGCCGAGCGCGCCAAGCTCGGCATAAAGAGCCTGCCGCGCAGCCTCCGCGAGGCAATCGAGGCGGCGGAGCAGGGCGCGCTCCTCCGCAAGGCCCTCGGCGACCATACCTACGAAAGCTTTATCGAGAACAAGCGCCTGGAGTGGGAGCAGTATCGCACCCAGGTGCACGATTACGAGATCAAGCGGTACTTACCGGTCCTGTGA